The Rhododendron vialii isolate Sample 1 chromosome 5a, ASM3025357v1 genome contains a region encoding:
- the LOC131327482 gene encoding uncharacterized protein LOC131327482 yields MDSSPSRSKSNSHTRSASLPTRLHPLIPCVDENSRLNGLRILFERLDNMLLLPRSQQAFAQQRHQLLVKEVLEKYLRLLDICAAAKDVSTQTKQDVQNLLSILRRRRDTNDFAGYLTSRKKAKKVIQKFLKDLKSIKSKNTLTAFDKTHEVFEISSLLNEVEAATIGVFESSLSYIAGAKVVSRVSGFSLVSKLRNQKSIAPEEEETKTNDFEKFDAALHSLNSHKTSKTDGLIHMDKVQNQLWKMESSIEDLEEGLESLFRRLIKTRVSLLNILNH; encoded by the coding sequence atggATTCTTCTCCTTCGAGATCAAAATCCAACAGCCACACTCGTTCTGCCAGCTTGCCCACCAGACTTCACCCACTCATTCCTTGTGTCGATGAGAATTCGAGGCTTAACGGACTGCGAATATTGTTTGAGCGTTTGGACAATATGCTTCTATTGCCACGCTCTCAACAAGCCTTTGCCCAACAGCGACACCAGTTATTGGTCAAAGAGGTTCTGGAAAAGTATCTCAGGCTCTTGGATATTTGTGCCGCAGCAAAAGATGTGTCCACCCAAACAAAGCAAGATGTACAAAACCTTCTTTCCATCTTGAGGAGAAGAAGGGATACAAATGACTTTGCAGGGTACTTAACTTCCAGAAAAAAGGCAAAGAAGGTGATCCAAAAGTTTCTCAAAGATTTGAAGAGTATCAAAAGCAAGAATACACTAACAGCTTTTGACAAAACCCATGAGGTTTTTGAGATTTCTAGCTTGTTAAATGAGGTTGAAGCAGCCACGATTGGGGTGTTCGAGTCTTCATTGTCCTATATTGCAGGGGCAAAGGTGGTATCAAGGGTGAGTGGATTTTCCTTGGTTTCCAAACTTAGGAACCAGAAGAGCATTGCACCCGAAGAGGAAGAAACAAAAACCAAtgattttgagaaatttgatgCTGCATTGCACTCCCTCAACAGTCACAAGACTAGCAAGACTGATGGTCTAATACACATGGACAAAGTTCAAAATCAGTTGTGGAAGATGGAGTCTAGCATTGAAGATCTGGAAGAAGGACTAGAATCCTTGTTTAGGCGGTTGATCAAAACTAGAGTTTCCCTCCTCAACATTCTCAACCACTAG